The Paenibacillus sophorae genome has a segment encoding these proteins:
- a CDS encoding HAD-IC family P-type ATPase, whose amino-acid sequence MSITAHSSRVIRFLPGRIRLEFAGLLHSKPTELSLRLDLALLAGVTKAEASAITGRILVVYDERQTTERQLLHQLELLESKYNGHDKEGTNIQPGQGAPENAAAKREAYAEAAASLETPELPPQPSGHANSLQNSRAMSKTPSTTPTPVYPRSASPPGVPLPLAFAMGGLLVLGTKQLIFGKSALAVSPVPFYMSGLVAAVTGYPFLRRGFNRLTKQGKLSPDLILGTAALGLALVRENLVVLGTLSILQYVNWKRSRIGPADTDAPPLSPEIQAYSERAGRLGMAAAAATWLFTRSPLRAIAVLLAANPRPATIPVKTAWQQAELYSKEVQPSLPQGASLSHLAQTGTLLLEDTSLLMQTNIQETECVSHEEDPDKIICLTAGLMKKTTHPWKEEVLQKAKLTCRTLRSAFHVAEEEDGISGLISNTSYCVGNLAYCKRHGVSFERYYLEAKRIESKGCEVLYLAKKIGGNWISQGLIYRSQQLDSGRRALLARAGQQGIQAAVLEDSPGIGREALARLGLQTDWLDTPINEAVERIAKLHEQGNRVLLVSESSGEYSRYLKEAGVAGVSFEQLEQVLDTKQSAQKIESTINEHFQITKKWNFIGSLLAAFGVLSAPIANLASDALSLIFLTRSQKLAQQAFPADAAYAAGAHNEVAATAEAAMWHGLPWESVTQQLQVNVQHGLTAAQVNELRSRYGMNRLAEKEHTPWIVSYASQFKEFTTLILLGTSVLALFTGGLFDGLAMGAVLLANAAIGTFQERKAERIVESLNQFQPPASKVIRDGAEQNISAIDLVPGDIVCLEPGDRVPADIRLIRAWNLEVNESALTGESVPVVKQETEAEGDCPLSERSCMLYMGTDISRGKALGVVVQTGMNTEFGHLMSLLKTNEKTTTPLQEKVTSISKKFIKWAFIAGSIVFISGLLRGVPFPQLVSTSITLVASAIPEGLPVTITIALSAGIYRMSKKNALVRKLSALETLGHATIICTDKTGTLTKNEMTVRQVTAIGRTWEVSGNGYGPEGGFREKSRAEGGFDLPDSTAYESSAAQPELQRILQIACLCNNSKLVKQGDVWSMQGDPTEGALLAMAYKGGVKPEQLTHWHRGAEVPFDSGTGKMSVVCKDTSSGHACYIFSKGSVESILRRCSRYQQNGEMYPVTEQLRADILKESERLASSALRVLGFAYRPLEADEHDQQADLDERDMIYVGMAGMIDPPKADVRKSIEEALSLGVKPVMITGDHPITAIAIAEQIGITDGNRPGQVLTGHELDRMSDEELEQSVDRVSIFARMTPEHKLRIVSMLRKKGHIVAMTGDGVNDSPAIKRADVGIAMGQAGTEVSKATADIVLKEDHFGSIVEGVKEGRTIIGNIRKALGCLLTGNLAEILVTSVAVIAGMPIPLVPIQILLMNMLTDALPAMVLAVNPGSKAKRTKRANIVDKPLYRKVITRGVLLGTGSLGLFGLALASGQPVAVAQSVAFATLVAGQLIQTFSWRQEGTEQTVGDWSKDRFLVGALSISWLALLGALYVPPLNHFFHTAPIPLQLWGPILLVAGSISWLSRPILSFLERKDDKTGTAALSYSAA is encoded by the coding sequence ATGTCGATTACCGCTCATAGCAGCAGGGTTATCCGCTTTTTGCCGGGGCGTATTCGGCTGGAATTTGCGGGTCTGCTGCACAGCAAGCCAACAGAACTGTCTTTGCGTCTTGATCTGGCGCTCCTGGCGGGTGTTACTAAAGCCGAAGCATCCGCGATAACCGGCCGAATTCTCGTTGTATATGACGAACGGCAAACTACAGAGCGCCAGCTGCTGCATCAACTGGAGCTGCTGGAGAGCAAGTACAACGGTCATGATAAAGAAGGCACAAACATCCAACCAGGCCAGGGTGCGCCTGAAAATGCAGCTGCCAAGCGTGAGGCATACGCCGAAGCGGCCGCCTCATTGGAAACGCCAGAGCTGCCGCCGCAACCTTCTGGACATGCGAATTCCTTACAGAATTCGAGAGCTATGTCCAAAACGCCGAGCACGACGCCGACCCCGGTCTATCCGCGATCCGCTTCGCCGCCAGGCGTTCCCCTTCCGCTTGCGTTTGCTATGGGCGGACTTCTAGTGCTTGGAACCAAGCAGTTGATTTTCGGCAAGTCTGCATTGGCGGTCAGTCCGGTTCCCTTTTACATGTCCGGGCTGGTCGCCGCCGTTACCGGATACCCTTTTCTGCGCAGGGGCTTTAACCGACTTACCAAGCAGGGTAAGCTCAGTCCCGACCTGATTCTGGGCACCGCTGCGTTAGGACTTGCGCTCGTCCGGGAAAATCTCGTTGTATTGGGTACTTTAAGCATTCTTCAGTATGTCAATTGGAAACGCAGCCGGATCGGGCCGGCCGATACGGATGCCCCGCCGCTTTCACCTGAAATTCAAGCCTACAGCGAGCGTGCCGGACGCCTAGGCATGGCCGCCGCGGCAGCCACCTGGCTGTTCACCCGCAGCCCTCTGCGGGCCATTGCGGTGCTGCTGGCCGCCAATCCACGGCCGGCGACAATTCCGGTTAAGACGGCTTGGCAGCAAGCGGAGCTTTACTCCAAAGAAGTGCAGCCGAGTCTTCCCCAAGGAGCATCGCTTTCGCATTTGGCCCAAACCGGCACGCTGCTGCTGGAAGACACATCTCTGCTTATGCAGACGAATATTCAGGAGACGGAATGTGTGTCACATGAGGAAGACCCGGACAAGATCATTTGCCTGACCGCAGGTTTGATGAAAAAAACCACGCATCCGTGGAAAGAGGAAGTGCTGCAGAAGGCAAAACTAACATGCCGTACGTTACGCTCGGCCTTTCACGTCGCCGAAGAGGAGGACGGAATTAGCGGCCTGATCAGCAATACTTCATATTGCGTCGGCAATCTCGCTTATTGCAAGCGGCACGGAGTTTCCTTCGAGCGGTATTACCTTGAAGCTAAACGGATCGAAAGCAAAGGCTGCGAGGTGCTATACCTGGCGAAGAAAATCGGCGGGAATTGGATAAGCCAAGGGCTGATCTACCGCAGTCAGCAGCTCGATTCCGGGCGGAGGGCGCTGCTCGCGAGAGCTGGCCAACAGGGCATTCAGGCCGCCGTGCTGGAGGATAGCCCCGGCATCGGCCGGGAAGCGCTAGCCCGGCTCGGCCTGCAAACGGATTGGCTGGACACTCCTATCAATGAAGCGGTGGAGCGCATCGCCAAGCTTCATGAACAAGGAAACCGCGTGCTCCTCGTGAGCGAGTCTTCCGGCGAGTACAGCCGCTATCTAAAGGAAGCCGGCGTCGCCGGCGTCTCGTTCGAACAGCTAGAGCAGGTGCTGGACACTAAACAATCTGCTCAAAAGATTGAGAGCACGATAAATGAGCACTTTCAAATCACCAAAAAGTGGAATTTCATTGGATCACTGCTTGCCGCCTTCGGCGTGCTCAGCGCTCCAATTGCGAATTTAGCCAGCGACGCCCTGTCACTGATCTTTCTTACCCGCTCGCAAAAGCTGGCTCAGCAAGCATTTCCCGCTGACGCAGCCTATGCCGCCGGGGCCCACAACGAGGTTGCGGCGACGGCAGAAGCCGCCATGTGGCACGGTTTGCCCTGGGAATCTGTCACGCAGCAGCTTCAGGTTAACGTACAGCACGGCTTAACGGCGGCTCAAGTGAACGAATTGCGCAGCCGGTACGGAATGAATCGGCTGGCCGAAAAGGAGCATACCCCCTGGATCGTCTCGTATGCTAGCCAGTTCAAAGAATTTACAACGCTGATTTTGCTGGGCACCTCGGTGCTCGCCCTGTTTACGGGCGGACTGTTCGACGGTCTCGCCATGGGCGCCGTGCTGCTCGCCAATGCAGCGATCGGCACATTCCAGGAGCGGAAAGCCGAGCGCATTGTTGAGAGCTTGAATCAGTTTCAGCCTCCGGCCAGCAAGGTCATCCGTGATGGTGCGGAACAAAACATAAGCGCCATCGACCTGGTGCCGGGCGACATCGTATGCCTCGAGCCAGGCGACCGGGTGCCTGCCGATATTCGCCTGATTCGCGCGTGGAACCTTGAGGTGAACGAATCGGCGCTAACCGGCGAATCGGTCCCCGTCGTGAAACAGGAGACCGAGGCCGAAGGAGATTGCCCGCTGTCTGAGCGCAGCTGCATGCTGTATATGGGCACGGATATCTCCCGCGGAAAAGCCTTGGGTGTCGTCGTCCAAACCGGTATGAATACGGAATTCGGCCACCTGATGTCGCTGCTCAAAACCAATGAGAAAACAACCACCCCGCTTCAGGAAAAGGTTACGTCCATTAGTAAAAAATTTATCAAATGGGCGTTTATCGCCGGAAGTATCGTATTTATTTCCGGGCTTCTGCGCGGCGTTCCGTTTCCTCAGTTGGTGAGCACCTCGATCACGCTCGTCGCCTCGGCGATTCCCGAAGGGCTTCCGGTTACTATTACGATCGCGCTGAGTGCAGGAATCTACCGCATGTCCAAGAAAAATGCGCTCGTCCGCAAGCTGTCCGCACTCGAGACACTGGGCCATGCGACGATCATCTGTACGGACAAAACCGGCACGCTGACGAAAAATGAAATGACGGTTAGGCAAGTAACCGCCATCGGCCGCACCTGGGAGGTATCCGGCAACGGATACGGCCCGGAGGGCGGTTTCCGGGAAAAGAGCCGGGCAGAGGGCGGCTTCGACTTGCCGGATTCCACGGCGTATGAAAGCTCCGCCGCGCAGCCGGAGCTGCAGCGAATCCTGCAGATTGCCTGCTTGTGCAATAACAGCAAATTGGTCAAGCAAGGAGACGTCTGGTCGATGCAAGGAGACCCGACCGAGGGCGCACTGCTTGCCATGGCCTATAAAGGCGGGGTCAAGCCGGAGCAGCTGACCCATTGGCATCGCGGCGCGGAGGTGCCTTTTGACTCCGGCACGGGAAAAATGAGCGTTGTATGCAAGGACACCTCGTCCGGGCATGCTTGTTACATTTTCTCCAAGGGTTCCGTAGAATCGATTCTCCGCCGCTGCAGCAGATATCAGCAGAACGGCGAAATGTACCCCGTCACCGAGCAGCTTCGAGCGGATATCCTGAAGGAAAGCGAACGGCTCGCTTCCAGCGCTCTGCGTGTGCTTGGCTTCGCCTACCGTCCGCTGGAAGCGGATGAGCATGACCAGCAGGCAGACCTCGACGAGCGGGATATGATCTACGTCGGCATGGCCGGCATGATCGACCCCCCGAAGGCTGATGTGCGAAAAAGCATCGAAGAAGCGCTTTCCCTTGGCGTGAAGCCTGTCATGATTACCGGAGATCATCCGATCACGGCAATCGCCATCGCCGAGCAGATCGGAATTACTGACGGCAACCGGCCGGGTCAAGTGCTCACAGGCCACGAGCTTGACCGGATGAGCGACGAGGAACTCGAGCAGTCTGTCGACCGGGTGTCCATCTTTGCCCGAATGACGCCGGAGCATAAGCTGCGTATCGTCAGCATGCTGCGCAAAAAAGGGCATATCGTCGCCATGACCGGGGATGGCGTGAATGACAGCCCAGCGATCAAGCGGGCTGACGTCGGGATCGCGATGGGCCAGGCCGGCACGGAGGTCAGCAAAGCCACCGCCGATATCGTGCTGAAAGAAGACCACTTCGGCTCGATCGTAGAGGGGGTCAAGGAAGGCCGTACAATTATCGGCAATATCCGTAAGGCGCTTGGCTGTCTGCTCACAGGCAATCTCGCGGAAATTCTGGTGACGAGTGTTGCGGTTATTGCCGGTATGCCGATTCCGCTTGTGCCCATTCAAATTTTGCTGATGAACATGCTGACGGACGCGCTGCCAGCCATGGTTCTGGCCGTCAACCCAGGCAGCAAAGCAAAGCGCACGAAACGGGCGAACATCGTGGACAAGCCGCTGTATCGCAAGGTCATCACGCGCGGAGTACTGCTTGGCACTGGATCGCTCGGTCTGTTTGGTCTGGCTCTGGCCTCCGGGCAGCCCGTGGCTGTGGCGCAAAGCGTCGCTTTCGCGACGCTGGTGGCAGGCCAGCTGATCCAAACGTTCTCCTGGCGCCAGGAAGGCACCGAGCAAACGGTGGGCGATTGGAGTAAAGACCGCTTCCTCGTTGGCGCATTGAGCATCTCCTGGCTCGCCCTGCTGGGCGCGCTGTATGTACCTCCGCTCAACCATTTTTTCCATACCGCGCCAATTCCCCTGCAGCTCTGGGGGCCAATCCTGCTCGTCGCAGGTTCGATTTCCTGGCTCTCGAGGCCGATTCTGTCCTTCCTCGAAAGAAAGGACGATAAGACGGGCACGGCGGCCCTCTCCTATTCCGCGGCCTAG
- a CDS encoding PadR family transcriptional regulator: protein MEVNKEVLKGHIDTIILSLLYNKEMYGYELAKLVRENSREQFELKEGTLYLSLKRLETNEWISSYWSDDQGPGGRRKYYRITPLGKETFKQKRLEWQFIKGIIDSFLEGGDRK, encoded by the coding sequence ATGGAAGTTAATAAAGAGGTATTAAAAGGTCATATAGACACGATAATACTCTCCCTGTTGTACAACAAAGAAATGTACGGCTACGAACTTGCCAAATTAGTACGAGAAAATAGCAGAGAACAATTCGAATTGAAAGAAGGCACGCTTTACTTATCACTGAAGCGGCTGGAAACAAACGAGTGGATTTCTTCTTACTGGAGTGACGATCAAGGACCAGGCGGAAGAAGGAAATATTATAGAATCACGCCCTTGGGCAAAGAAACATTCAAACAAAAACGCTTGGAATGGCAGTTCATCAAAGGAATAATTGATTCATTTTTGGAGGGGGGAGATAGGAAATGA
- the ytfJ gene encoding GerW family sporulation protein translates to MSEHIHQLLETALHNLKGIINAESVIGEPIQTPDGTVVIPICRTNFGFVTGGSEYSSSASSVLPFGGGIGGGVSVTPVAFLIIGPSGVQTVSLESPKDIYSRILDLSPQLLDKLKNLLDR, encoded by the coding sequence ATGTCCGAGCATATTCATCAGTTGCTGGAAACCGCATTGCATAATCTGAAAGGCATTATCAATGCTGAGTCCGTCATCGGAGAACCGATCCAGACACCGGACGGTACCGTCGTAATTCCGATTTGCCGAACAAACTTTGGATTTGTGACCGGAGGTTCCGAATACTCAAGCTCCGCTTCTTCGGTGCTGCCGTTTGGAGGAGGTATAGGTGGGGGCGTGTCCGTGACTCCCGTCGCGTTTCTCATTATCGGTCCTTCCGGAGTCCAGACGGTATCGCTTGAATCCCCCAAAGACATATACAGCCGCATTCTTGATCTGAGTCCGCAGCTGCTTGACAAGTTGAAAAACTTGTTAGACCGGTAA
- a CDS encoding trans-sulfuration enzyme family protein translates to MMTEIEKITASRKQDPQTLVVHDKHDERHQGSVTVPQYQTSLFSFATHAEFDHAAAEEPDRPMYSRGNNPTVQQLEQRLAQLQGGEKARCFASGMAAISTAILAAVRTGDHIVCVSQVYGPTRKLLENFLTKFDVEFTFVDGASREALWSAVRGNTKLFYLESPTSLLFQLQDLKYCAELAKSIGALTYIDNTWATPCFQNPFSLGIDLVLHSTSKFIGGHSDVIGGVAIGSKELIGRINESEYLLLGGVMTPHTASLTMRGLRTLPLRMERFEKNGLQVAKSLEQLPHVLKVHHPGLPSHPQYELGKEQMAGYSSVFAFETDLPVDVIKKWADHLEYFRIGVSWGGYESLVTVPTLPEGYESVSGPVVRLYVGLEDPELLIEDIKQAFKKVT, encoded by the coding sequence ATGATGACGGAAATAGAAAAAATAACAGCCAGCCGGAAACAGGATCCGCAAACCCTTGTCGTTCATGACAAACACGACGAGCGCCATCAAGGTTCTGTTACGGTACCGCAATACCAGACCAGTCTGTTCAGCTTTGCCACCCACGCGGAGTTTGACCATGCGGCGGCGGAGGAGCCGGACCGGCCGATGTATTCGAGGGGCAATAATCCGACCGTTCAACAGCTGGAGCAGCGGCTCGCTCAGCTTCAGGGAGGAGAGAAAGCCCGCTGCTTTGCATCAGGCATGGCCGCCATCTCGACAGCCATCTTGGCTGCTGTCCGCACGGGGGATCACATCGTATGCGTCAGCCAGGTTTACGGTCCGACCCGCAAGCTGCTGGAGAATTTTCTAACCAAATTCGACGTGGAATTCACTTTCGTGGACGGCGCTTCCCGGGAAGCTCTCTGGTCGGCCGTGCGCGGCAACACCAAATTATTTTACCTGGAAAGCCCGACCAGCTTGCTGTTTCAGCTTCAGGACTTGAAGTACTGTGCGGAGCTGGCAAAAAGCATCGGCGCGTTGACCTATATCGACAATACATGGGCGACGCCTTGTTTTCAAAATCCGTTCTCGCTGGGCATTGATCTTGTCCTTCATTCGACAAGCAAGTTTATCGGAGGGCACAGCGATGTGATCGGAGGGGTCGCTATCGGCTCGAAGGAGCTGATTGGGCGGATCAACGAGAGCGAGTATTTGCTGCTCGGCGGAGTCATGACTCCCCATACCGCTTCGCTGACCATGCGCGGACTGCGCACGCTGCCGCTTCGCATGGAGCGGTTTGAAAAGAACGGCCTGCAGGTCGCTAAAAGCTTGGAACAGCTCCCGCATGTCCTCAAAGTCCATCATCCCGGACTGCCTTCGCATCCGCAATATGAGCTGGGGAAGGAGCAGATGGCCGGGTACAGCAGTGTGTTCGCATTTGAGACGGACCTGCCGGTCGATGTGATCAAGAAGTGGGCGGACCACCTGGAATATTTCCGGATTGGCGTAAGCTGGGGAGGGTATGAAAGCCTAGTGACCGTTCCAACCCTGCCGGAAGGCTATGAATCGGTATCCGGTCCGGTTGTCCGTTTGTATGTCGGTCTGGAAGATCCCGAGCTGCTGATCGAGGATATTAAGCAGGCCTTCAAGAAGGTGACCTGA
- a CDS encoding amidohydrolase family protein, with protein MEKIAGLNKVLALHAESEAITQELTREKCSNGQVTVRDYVESRPPLAEMEAVSRALLYAEETGCPLHFVHISHPKTVEMIERAKQSGLDVTLETCPHYLLFTEDDFERIGPSAKCAPPLRNDQAKEQLWEQLRNGKIDMITSDHSPCPSFMKFDHPDNMFEVWGGISGGQFSLEAIVTEAHLNQNMPLPQIAKYLSTNPAMRFGLHPYKGAISTGFDADLVLLDRNMERTVEQEDLLSKHPHSLYIGHTLKCAVQMTLSRGKVVYDRKHGIQGECSGQWVR; from the coding sequence ATGGAAAAAATAGCTGGGCTGAATAAAGTTCTGGCGCTTCATGCAGAAAGTGAGGCAATCACCCAAGAATTGACCCGGGAAAAATGTTCCAACGGGCAAGTAACGGTCCGCGATTATGTGGAATCCCGCCCCCCGCTTGCCGAGATGGAAGCGGTCAGCCGCGCCTTGCTATATGCTGAAGAGACGGGTTGTCCGCTGCATTTTGTCCATATCAGCCATCCGAAGACCGTGGAAATGATTGAACGCGCGAAGCAAAGCGGATTGGACGTGACGCTTGAAACCTGTCCGCATTACCTGTTGTTCACAGAAGATGATTTTGAACGGATTGGCCCTTCCGCCAAATGCGCCCCGCCGCTCCGAAACGATCAAGCCAAGGAACAATTGTGGGAACAGCTCCGGAATGGAAAGATCGATATGATTACCTCGGATCACTCTCCTTGTCCTTCCTTTATGAAATTTGATCATCCGGATAATATGTTTGAAGTTTGGGGCGGGATTTCCGGAGGCCAGTTCTCATTGGAGGCCATAGTGACCGAAGCTCATCTGAACCAAAATATGCCACTGCCGCAAATTGCCAAATATCTATCAACGAATCCGGCTATGCGGTTTGGGTTACATCCTTATAAGGGGGCTATATCTACCGGTTTTGACGCCGATTTGGTCTTGTTGGATAGGAATATGGAACGAACCGTTGAACAGGAAGATCTGCTGTCCAAGCATCCGCATAGTCTTTATATTGGGCATACACTGAAATGCGCCGTGCAAATGACCCTAAGCCGTGGAAAAGTCGTTTACGACCGCAAACACGGCATTCAAGGAGAATGCTCCGGGCAATGGGTTCGGTAG
- a CDS encoding carbohydrate ABC transporter permease yields the protein MNNADVRKPRLSRTAAFILFCLLPALIPVVVLTYFPIFKGIIMAFQNYSLFNLNDIRFIGFDNFKTVLQDPNLPTIMQNTVLWVFISLILQFAIGFVLSLLLYQKFPGRGVYQGLIYYSWAMSGFLIGIIWRWMFNGQIGVINDLLLKMGLISERIGFLSDPKWAMFSVIVANIWYGVAFFAIMLTAAMQSIPEELFEAADMDGANGLQKMLHVIIPYILPTIITTTALRVIWIFNFPDIIYAMTNGGPANSTHILSTFMLDKIVFGGDYGLAGAIGVISIVLLLLYTLFYLFATKASKAGDF from the coding sequence ATGAACAACGCTGACGTCCGTAAACCTCGCTTAAGCCGCACTGCCGCGTTTATCCTGTTCTGTCTGCTGCCCGCGCTTATTCCGGTGGTTGTGCTTACGTATTTTCCGATTTTCAAGGGCATCATTATGGCGTTTCAAAATTACTCGCTTTTTAATTTGAACGACATCCGGTTTATCGGCTTTGACAATTTCAAAACGGTTTTGCAGGACCCGAACCTGCCGACCATTATGCAAAATACAGTGCTTTGGGTGTTTATATCCCTAATCCTGCAGTTCGCCATCGGATTCGTCCTGTCGCTCCTGCTGTATCAGAAATTCCCGGGCAGAGGCGTTTATCAAGGTTTGATTTATTATTCGTGGGCAATGTCCGGCTTCCTGATCGGGATTATCTGGCGCTGGATGTTCAACGGCCAAATCGGCGTCATTAATGATCTGCTGCTCAAAATGGGGCTGATCTCAGAACGCATCGGATTTCTGTCCGACCCGAAATGGGCCATGTTCTCGGTTATTGTGGCCAATATTTGGTACGGGGTTGCTTTTTTCGCCATCATGCTTACAGCCGCCATGCAGTCCATTCCCGAGGAGCTGTTTGAGGCTGCCGATATGGACGGGGCGAACGGACTTCAAAAGATGCTGCATGTCATTATTCCCTACATTCTGCCGACGATCATTACGACCACGGCTTTGCGGGTCATCTGGATTTTCAATTTCCCGGATATTATCTATGCGATGACGAACGGCGGACCGGCCAATTCGACGCATATTCTGTCCACGTTCATGCTTGATAAAATTGTCTTCGGCGGGGATTACGGGTTGGCCGGCGCCATCGGGGTCATCTCGATCGTACTGCTGCTGCTGTACACCCTATTCTATCTTTTTGCTACGAAAGCGAGTAAGGCGGGTGATTTTTAA
- a CDS encoding permease prefix domain 1-containing protein yields MKQIETFVDSVYQNAGGNKKEINELKAEMRSHLLEAVHELKIEGKSEQEAVQLAIERFGGEQEMRFEISQLYHKQRLFAKGVLFAAITVLIVAIFSFQFLYQRDYLSSNDFPHRINEKIIDSLKDHESITEEVKKEVESIVQSNRSVNKIEIYNTKGLEGNELFNYLENSKPIYSYSEDVNTPRWLWAGYYRGGNGMGDWFVYTSAFGYYVISILILVLGIALYWALFTIWAIIYAFHTTKKASVLWMLIFLFFNIIGFVGFLLTNKRFFKRIQI; encoded by the coding sequence ATGAAGCAAATCGAAACATTTGTCGATTCTGTCTATCAAAACGCTGGTGGAAACAAAAAAGAAATAAACGAATTAAAAGCTGAAATGAGAAGCCACCTTCTGGAAGCAGTACACGAATTGAAAATAGAAGGGAAATCGGAGCAGGAAGCAGTTCAGCTCGCAATCGAACGTTTTGGTGGAGAACAGGAAATGCGTTTCGAAATTTCTCAGCTTTATCACAAACAAAGGCTATTTGCAAAAGGGGTGTTGTTTGCAGCTATAACGGTACTTATCGTCGCTATATTTTCGTTTCAATTCCTGTATCAACGAGATTATTTGAGCAGTAATGATTTTCCTCATCGCATTAACGAAAAGATAATTGACAGTCTAAAAGACCACGAATCAATAACAGAAGAAGTAAAAAAAGAAGTTGAATCCATCGTACAAAGCAATAGAAGCGTAAACAAAATAGAAATATATAATACCAAAGGTTTAGAGGGGAATGAGTTATTTAATTACTTGGAGAACTCTAAACCTATTTATTCTTACTCTGAAGATGTTAATACGCCAAGATGGCTATGGGCTGGGTACTATCGTGGTGGTAATGGGATGGGAGATTGGTTTGTTTACACGTCAGCATTCGGTTATTATGTAATATCCATTTTAATTCTGGTATTGGGAATCGCTCTTTATTGGGCTTTATTCACAATCTGGGCAATTATCTATGCTTTCCATACGACAAAGAAAGCGAGTGTCTTATGGATGCTGATTTTCTTATTTTTTAACATTATCGGTTTCGTGGGCTTTCTTTTGACTAATAAAAGGTTTTTTAAACGTATTCAAATTTAA
- a CDS encoding carbohydrate ABC transporter permease, translating to MIILGIWLLFMVFPLYWMILTSLKPKNDIFKFPLEYLPERISFENYANIFAISKFHVYIGNSLLVSLLSAFIVLIIAILSSYVLARFTFRGSRQIMNGFFLTQMIPMFIGFGPLYSIMSQLNLLNKQGSLVLMYSVLLIPFCTLMLKGFFQRIPSSLEEAAMIDGCSRLGGLIRIILPVMKPGISATFIFAFVQNWNELFLAIMFIDREEAKTIPVAMNSFITKFDIDWGAMSAATVLSVIPTMILFALCQRLIVQGLTDGAVKG from the coding sequence GTGATCATACTCGGGATCTGGCTGTTATTCATGGTCTTTCCTTTATATTGGATGATTCTCACTTCGCTGAAGCCCAAGAACGATATTTTCAAGTTTCCGCTGGAGTACTTGCCGGAGCGGATTTCGTTTGAGAACTACGCCAACATCTTCGCGATTTCAAAATTTCATGTGTATATCGGCAACAGCCTGCTGGTTTCGCTTTTGTCGGCGTTTATCGTCCTTATCATTGCCATATTAAGCAGTTATGTGCTGGCGCGCTTTACGTTCCGGGGCAGCCGGCAGATTATGAACGGTTTCTTTCTTACGCAAATGATTCCGATGTTCATCGGATTTGGTCCTCTTTATAGCATCATGTCCCAATTGAACTTGCTTAACAAGCAGGGCTCGCTTGTCCTGATGTATTCCGTGCTTCTCATCCCGTTCTGTACCCTGATGTTAAAAGGGTTCTTTCAGCGGATTCCTTCCAGCCTGGAGGAAGCGGCGATGATTGACGGATGCTCCCGTCTGGGCGGATTGATCCGCATTATCCTTCCGGTCATGAAGCCGGGGATATCGGCAACGTTTATTTTTGCCTTTGTTCAGAACTGGAATGAGCTGTTCCTGGCCATTATGTTCATCGACAGGGAAGAGGCGAAGACGATCCCCGTTGCGATGAATTCCTTTATTACCAAGTTTGATATCGATTGGGGAGCGATGTCGGCGGCAACGGTTCTGTCCGTCATTCCTACCATGATCCTGTTCGCCCTTTGCCAGCGGTTGATTGTACAAGGCCTGACGGACGGCGCTGTGAAAGGTTAG